ACGATATTCGTGTATACCCTTGTGCGGATTATCCGGGCATCGCCGCTGCGATCCGCAAGTTCCTGAAGGACAGTAAGATCGGTCGCGTGAACCACGCGGCCATTGCGATCGCTAATCCCGTCGATGGCGATCAGGTGCAGATGACCAACCGTAACTGGAGTTTTTCGATCGAGGCCACGCGTCGCGCATTAGGCTTTGATACGCTGTTGGTGGTCAACGACTTTACCGCGTTGGCGATGGCGCTGCCGGGTCTATCCGATGCACAACGCGCGCAGATTGGCGGCGGCGTACGCCGGCACAACAGTGTGATCGGGCTGCTCGGGCCGGGCACGGGTTTGGGCGTGTCAGGCTTGATTCCCGCAAACGACCGCTGGATCGCGCTGGGCAGTGAGGGCGGACATGCCACCTTCTCGCCGCAGGACGAGCGCGAGGATCGGGTGTTGCATTATGCGCGCAAGAAGTGGTCGCATGTGTCGTTCGAGCGAGTTTGCGCAGGACCGGGGCTGGCACTGATCTACCGCGCGCTTGCCGCATGCGAGAACAAACGGTTTGGCCCGCAACTCGAGCCGGCTGACGTGGTGCGGCGCGCGCAGGCGGCCGAGCCGCTCGCGCTGGAGGCAGTGGAGTGCTTCTGCGCAGTGCTTGGCACATTTGCCGGCAATCTCGCAGTCACACTCGGCGCGCTGGGTGGCATTTATATCGGCGGCGGTGTCATCCCACATCTGGGCGAGTTGTTTTCGACTTCGCCGTTTCGTGCACGGTTCGAGGCGAAGGGCCGTTTCCAGGCGTACCTGGCGAACATCCCGACCTTCGTGATCACCGCGCAATATCCGGCCTTCCTCGGCGTGTCTGCGATCCTGGCCGAGCAACTCGGGCATCGTGCCGGCGGCGGATCAGCCGTGTTCGAGCGCATCCGGCAGATGCGCGACGTGCTCACGCCGGCCGAGCGGCGCGTAGCTGACTTGGCGTTGGACCACCCGCGCTCGATCGTCAACGATCCGATCATCGACATCGCGCGCAAGGCCGATGTGAGCCAGCCGACCGTGATCCGCTTCTGTCGCTCGTTTGGCTGCCAGGGACTGTCCGACTTCAAGCTGAAGCTGGCCACTGGCCTGACTGGCACGAACTCGGTTAGCCACAGCCAGGTCCACCTGGGCGACTCGGCGACCGACTTTGGCGTGAAGGTGCTCGACAACACCGTGTCGGCGATCCTGCAGCTGCGCGAGCATATGAACTTCGACAACGTCGAGCGCGCGATCGACATGCTGCACAGCGCGCGGCGCATTGAATTCTACGGCCTGGGCAATTCGAACATCGTCGCTCAGGATGCGCACTACAAGTTTTTCCGCTTTGGCATCCCGACCATTGCATACGGCGACCTGTACATGCAGGCCGCGTCTGCCGCGTTGCTGGGCAAGGGCGATGTGATCGTCGCCGTCTCTAAGTCCGGCAAGGCGCCGGAGTTGCTGCGCGTGCTGGAGGTGGCAATGCAGGCTGGCGCGCAAGTCATTGCGATCACGTCGAGCAACACGCCGTTGGCCAAGCGTGCGAGCGTCGTGCTGGAAACGGACCCTATCGAGATCCGCGACTCGCAGGTGTCGATGATCTCGCGCGTGTTGCACCTGCTGGTGATCGACGTCTTGGCGGTCGGCGTCGCGATCCGGCGCGCGTTACCTGACGTGGGCATGCAGCAGGTGGTCGAGGCGGTGCGCGGGCATACCGACGAA
This region of Mycetohabitans endofungorum genomic DNA includes:
- a CDS encoding bifunctional transcriptional regulator/glucokinase; amino-acid sequence: MPTGAPKAVLARESPHPDGPRLLADVGGTNARFALEFGPGQIDDIRVYPCADYPGIAAAIRKFLKDSKIGRVNHAAIAIANPVDGDQVQMTNRNWSFSIEATRRALGFDTLLVVNDFTALAMALPGLSDAQRAQIGGGVRRHNSVIGLLGPGTGLGVSGLIPANDRWIALGSEGGHATFSPQDEREDRVLHYARKKWSHVSFERVCAGPGLALIYRALAACENKRFGPQLEPADVVRRAQAAEPLALEAVECFCAVLGTFAGNLAVTLGALGGIYIGGGVIPHLGELFSTSPFRARFEAKGRFQAYLANIPTFVITAQYPAFLGVSAILAEQLGHRAGGGSAVFERIRQMRDVLTPAERRVADLALDHPRSIVNDPIIDIARKADVSQPTVIRFCRSFGCQGLSDFKLKLATGLTGTNSVSHSQVHLGDSATDFGVKVLDNTVSAILQLREHMNFDNVERAIDMLHSARRIEFYGLGNSNIVAQDAHYKFFRFGIPTIAYGDLYMQAASAALLGKGDVIVAVSKSGKAPELLRVLEVAMQAGAQVIAITSSNTPLAKRASVVLETDPIEIRDSQVSMISRVLHLLVIDVLAVGVAIRRALPDVGMQQVVEAVRGHTDEDAAAVLDWLSHGAALERRDTQ